In a single window of the Bactrocera dorsalis isolate Fly_Bdor chromosome 2, ASM2337382v1, whole genome shotgun sequence genome:
- the LOC105232707 gene encoding cytochrome P450 315a1, mitochondrial, translated as MLNLLPSAVINALRAFWLRLLVICGRTHKCRLGEGEYLTPSTAAATISITATAKPNDMAAALATQPLAAPPSTGAWPWKAKVEKSSAEELRKLPRPKGLPLIGTFWDLVAAGGGQQLHKYVHRRHEELGPIFYERLGGVQDAIFVSSASQMRAVFQYEGQYPRHPLPESWILYNKQHNCQRGLFFMEGPEWLHNRRILNRFLLGGTMKWMDVHIEACTQRLVNLWKTQAAKAQGSYTEVLELEQQLYNWAIDVVCTIMFGVSAAENPHMAKTMDEFSRIVHRIFDTSSALMTFPPQLAKRFNMRIWRDFEASVAAVLKKGNDLIDLLVELPEEVTNGLCVKNGVDCHDCSGDSLFQKLILADMPLDTIKRIFVDLVIAAGDTTAYTTEWAFYLLTQNPEMQERLAKEMAAHDGRGNMLVHGLIKEAMRLYPIAPFIGRYLDTEANIGGYQIERNSLVLLSLYTAGREPKHFPDPETAKPERWQRNEETGELREVLQSHGSLPFAIGNRSCIGRRMAMKQMHCLLASVISNFKLQCNNTTPIDCKLRLVTVPDQPLRLAIKLRDIA; from the exons ATGCTAAATTTGTTGCCATCGGCGGTGATAAATGCTTTGCGCGCCTTCTGGCTGCGTTTGCTGGTAATATGCGGTCGAACGCATAAATGTCGCCTGGGAGAAGGTGAATACTTAACGccatcaacagcagcagcaactatCTCGATCACAGCGACGGCGAAGCCGAACGACATGGCAGCGGCGCTGGCAACACAGCCATTGGCAGCACCACCCAGCACGGGGGCTTGGCCGTGGAAGGCGAAAGTTGAGAAGTCGTCGGCAGAGGAATTGCGGAAGTTGCCAAGGCCGAAAGGATTGCCATTAATTGGCACGTTTTGGGATCTAGTCGCGGCCGGCGGTGGACAACA attacaCAAATACGTTCATCGACGCCATGAAGAGCTCGGTCCAATATTTTACGAACGTCTGGGCGGCGTACAGGATGCCATATTTGTTTCATCAGCAAGTCAAATGCGTGCGGTATTCCAATATGAGGGCCAATATCCACGGCATCCGCTGCCAGAGTCGTGGATTTTATACAATAAGCAGCACAATTGTCAGCGCGGCTTGTTCTTCAT GGAGGGACCCGAATGGCTACATAACCGACGCATATTAAATCGTTTTCTGCTCGGCGGTACCATGAAGTGGATGGATGTGCACATCGAAGCGTGTACGCAGCGTTTGGTGAATCTGTGGAAGACGCAAGCGGCCAAAGCGCAAGGCAGCTACACCGAAGTGCTGGAGCTCGAACAGCAGCTCTACAACTGGGCAATTGATG TGGTTTGCACCATCATGTTTGGCGTTTCAGCGGCGGAGAATCCGCATATGGCCAAGACAATGGATGAATTCTCGCGCATTGTGCATAGAATATTCGACACTAGTTCGGCGCTTATGACGTTTCCACCACAATTGGCCAAACGTTTCAATATGCGTATTTGGCGTGATTTCGAGGCGAGCGTCGCTGCGGTGCTGAAGAAGGGCAACGATTTGATTGATCTGTTAGTTGAGTTACCAGAAGAGGTTACAAATGGGTTGTGTGTGAAAAATGGCGTCGACTGTCACGATTGCAGTGGAGATTCACTCTTCCAGAAACTCATTTTGGCCGACATGCCATTGGATACGATTAAGCGCATATTTGTGGATTTGGTTATTGCCGCCGGCGATACG ACAGCCTACACAACGGAATGGGCATTTTATCTACTCACTCAGAATCCGGAAATGCAAGAGCGTTTGGCCAAAGAAATGGCTGCGCATGACGGGCGCGGCAATATGCTGGTACATGGTCTCATAAAAGAGGCTATGCGTTTATATCCGATTGCACCATTTATTGGACGCTATTTGGACACTGAGGCCAATATTGGCGGCTATCAAATCgaaagaaat AGCTTAGTGCTGCTCTCCTTGTACACGGCCGGTCGTGAGCCCAAACATTTTCCCGATCCAGAGACGGCAAAACCAGAACGTTGGCAACGCAACGAGGAAACCGGCGAACTACGGGAAGTCTTGCAATCGCATGGCTCCCTACCATTCGCCATCGGCAATCGTTCGTGCATTGGCCGACGCATGGCCATGAAACAAATGCACTGCCTGCTAGCGTCG GTCATAAGCAATTTCAAATTGCAATGTAACAATACAACACCAATTGACTGCAAGCTGCGTTTGGTAACGGTACCCGATCAGCCGCTACGACTGGCAATAAAACTTCGTGACATCGCATAG